The Numenius arquata chromosome 11, bNumArq3.hap1.1, whole genome shotgun sequence genomic interval atcagcagttGGAAAAATGTCagagacttctctgagcaaaaggaagaaatgcaggGAAAAGTGAAAGCTTTTTCTGGTCCAGCATGACAAACTTCAGTGACTTTTGCTTCATTCTATTTCTCATTACTTATTGATTACTCCAACGTGAATATTTCCTTCTAGGATTCATCCCAggtaagaaaagcagaattcagaGTAACTGACAGAATGGTATAAATCTCTTAAAGACTTCGCTAGCTATAAAATCGTTTCTAGCCCTTATACATCCGTCTGGATTTTGTGAAAAGCAGCTGAGTTCCTTTGCCTATTGCTCTGCCACGAATAATTACTACCGACTATTTATTGCGAGTCAAGGAGATGACTTAAAATACTTACGTATTACATACTTACTGAGATAGGGCGCATCTCAGTTTAAAAAGCGTTTGGAGTTGCAGCAAGCAAGAGCCTCTGCGTTTCCTGATTCTAATAAAAGAGAGACCCCCAAAGCTGGGAGCAGCCAGTAACCACCGGTCAATAGCCCCGGCCCCCGGCAGCGCGGTCACCATCCGGCTGCGGTGTCGTGGcggcgcctccgggtgccgctgttgGCCGACGCGGAGCCGCCCTGGAGCCGCAGCCGCAGCCGGAGCCGCCGCAGCGTCAGGAGGGAGGAGCGCGGCGAGCGCTGGCGAGAATGGCGGTCAgtcagaggcagagggagagtgagagccGGCGGCGAGCAGGCGGGcgagtgctgctggtgctgggcgcTTTGCTGCTGGTCTGGTgctgccgggcggcggcggagcggatcCGCTACGCCATCCccgaggagctgggcagaggctcGCTGGTGGGGCCGCTGGCGCGGGACCTGGGGCTGAGCCCGGCGGAGCTGCCGGCACGCAAGCTGCGGGTGGCGTCTGCCGCTAACAGGCAGCTGAAATACTTCACGGTGAGCGGGGAGAGCGGGAACCTGTACGTGAGCGAGAGGCTGGACCGGGAGGAGATGTGCGGCGAGTCGGCGTCCTGCTCCGTCAGCTTCGAGGCGCTGGTGCAGAACCCGCTCAACGTTTTCCACGTCGAGGTGGACATCCAGGACATCAACGACAACGCGCCGACCTTCAGCAAGACTGCTCTCGACCTCGAGGTAAACGAGTTCACTTCTGCCGGTGCTCGTTTTCCGCTGGAGATGGCCCGAGACGCGGACGTGGGCAGCAACTCGCTGCTGACTTACCAGCTCACTAGCAACCCGTCCTTCACTCTGGACATCAAGGAGAGCCCGGATGGAAGCAAGAGGCCGGAATTAATTCTGGAGAGAGAGCTGGACCGGGAGAGGCAGAGATCCTTTGAGCTGGTGCTGACGGCGGTGGATGGCGGGGACCCCGTGAGGTCTGGGACTGTCCAGATTCGCGTCAACGTGACGGACGCCAACGACAACGCGCCCGTGTTTGGTAAAAGCCTCTTCGAGGCAAAACTGCGGGAAAATGTGCCGGCGGGGTCTCTGGTGCTGCAGGTGCGAGCCACGGATGCGGACGCGGGCTCCAACGGGCGGGTCTCGTACTCCTTCGGCAACGTCCCGGACGACGTCCGCGCCTTGTTCAGTGTCGATAGCGACAGCGGCGAGGTGAGGACGGCGGGGCCTCTGGATTTCGAAGAGAAGAGCAAATACCGCTTCGGACTGGAGGCGAGGGACGGCGGCGGACTCACAGCTCACTGCAAGGTGCAGATCGACATCAGCGACGAGAACGACAACGCGCCCGAAATCACGGTGCTGTCGGTGTCGAGCCCGGTGCCCGAGGACGCGCCCGCAGGCACCGTGGTGGCCCTGTTGAACGTGAACGACCCGGACTCCGGGGAGAACGGCCAGGTGTCGTGCGAGCTGTCGGGCGAGGCGCCGCTGTCGATCGTGGCGTCGTCGGGCGGCTCGTACAAGGTGGTGACGGCGAGCGCGCTGGACCGGGAGGAGGCGTCCGAGCACCGTGTGACGGTGGTGGCCAGGGACCGGGGCAGCCCGTCGCTGTGGAGCCGCGCGTCGCTGGTGCTGGAGGTGtcggacgtgaacgacaacgcgccggtgTTCGAGGAGGCCGCCTACAGCGCCTACGTGGCGGAGAAcaacgcggcgggcgcggcggtggTGCGCGTGCAGGCGCGGGACGCGGACGCGGGCGCCAACGGTCGCGTGAGCTACTGGCTGGCGGGCGGCAGCGCgtgcgcggcgggcgcggcggcgtaCGTGTCGGTggaggcgcggagcggcgcggtgTACGCGCAGCGCTCCTTCGACTACGAGCAGTGCCGCGAGTTCGCGGTGGCGGTGCGGGCGCAGGACGGCGGGGCGCCGGCGCGGAGCTCCACGGCCACGGTGCGCGTCTTCGTGCTGGACCGCAACGACAACGCGCCGCGCGTGCTCTGGCCGGCGCCGGGAGACGCGGGAGCGGCGGGGTCGGTGGCGTCGGGGCCGGCGCCGTTCGAGGTGGTGCCGCGTTCGGCCGATGCCGGGTAcctggtggccaaggtggtggcGGTGGACGCGGACGCGGGGCGCAACGCGTGGCTGTCGTACGAGCTGGTGCAGGCGTCGGAGCCGGCGCTGTTCCGCGTGGGGCTGCACAGCGGCGAGGTGCGGACGGCGCGGGCCGTGTCGGAGAGGGACGCGGCGAAGCAGCGGCTGGTGGCCGTGGTGAAGGACCACGGGCAGCCGGCGCTGTCGGCCACGGCCACGCTGCACGTGGTGCTGGCCGAGAGCTTGCAGGAGGCGCTGCCGGAGCTGAgcgagcgggcggcgggcgccgACTCGCCGGCCGAGCTGCAGTTCTACCTGGTGCTGGCGCTGGCGCTCCTCTCCGCCCTCTTCCTGCTCAGCGTGGCGCTGGCCGTGCTGGCGCGGCTGCGCCGTGCCGGGCCGCCCGCCGTCCTGCGCTGCCTGGGCGCGCAGCGCTTCTCCGTGGCCGGCGCCGCCTTCCCGGCCGACTTCTGCGAGGGCACCTTGCCCTACTCCTACAACCTGTGCGTGGCGCCGGCACGCGCCGTCGCCGAGGCCGCTTggccctcgccgccgccgctgcccatcGTGCCCGCGGAGGATCTGCTGGGCGCGGAGGCCTGCGGGAAGCCGATCCCGAGCAGCAGCGCCGGCGCGGGAGAGCCGCCCGCCGACCCCGACGCCCCGCAGGTCTGTAAGCCCGCGcgctctccctcttttccctgagctgtgctgagcctccctccctcttcccctgggtTTTTTCCGGGGTTGGTGTGAGTGGGGAGTGATGGTCCGTGTGTGCATGAATGGATGAAAGATCGGGGTTACTTCCTTCCATTAAGAACGCGCGGTTTGCCGCAAAGGGCTTTTTTAAATCGGTGTCAGTAGTTTTAGTTCACCGGAGAGGTTTTGACTCCCATTATTTTGCTGCCTGAAATCGTTAAGTTAGTAATAGTGAAGGCGAATCCTTACTGTGTAGAATGAGATCCGCTGATTCTGCATGAGAGCCTCGGAATCAGTACTTGCAGTTGGAGATATTTCCTTTCTGATCGACTTTTTCTCGAAACTGTGTTCTTGGACCTGGTTGATGGCCAGTAACAAACGCTTTGGTTAATGCTTTTTCGGTATTGGACTCCCGAAGGAAACGCGCGTGTGGCTCCGtggatggaaaagagaaagattctTCGTCCCTAGTGAAAGAAGAGAGTGTCGCTCATAATTTTGGGTAATGCTGAAAAGCAATGGCAGAAATGGTAGCAGCAGTGGGACGGGTTAACTCTGTGTGTCTGGGGAGCGCTGATCCGTGTCTTCGTGAAGGTAGGAACGTGGTATCCCCCTTCCACTCACAACAGGAATCGATCGGAGGCACTTCCTGTTTCTTCGGTGGTCAGAGGTTCAGGTTCAGATCCGAGGTTTTGACTACAGCTCTCAAATGAATGAGTTAGTAATGGTGAAGGCGGTAAATTAATGATTCCGAATGATGGAGTCGGGAAAATGTGGTGGACTCCTGGTCCTGgatatttttccttcctgatcGCTTTTTCTGAAACGGATGAACTTGGACCTGTCTGATCGCTGGATGCAAACCCCTTGATTAacgctgtttaaaaaaaaaaaaaaaagttacgtgTTGTTATTCCCTCGTAAATGTTCCCCTCTTCCACTGTTTGCCGTCTCGTCTTATGGGGGAAGGCTACTGCAGAAATGGGAACCTTAATGGGATGTATAAATTTTATCTAGGCATGATTTTTACGAGTTCTTTATCgggttttgttattgttgttccATCCTGGGtgttttgttctctcttttttaaatttttttttccgttCCTGGTCTGTCTGTCATACACAGGTGAAGGTGTAGAATGGGATCTCAAGGATACGCGTTTAGTATTTCAGAGCctgtcttcttttcctctccccttttcccAAAACAAGGTTCTTGGACCTGGTTGATCGCTTTGACAGGGGAGTATTAGACTGAGGAATTGGGTCTCTCAGCGACTTTATGAAACAGTTCTTGTGTCTGCCTCTAACAAAGGGCGGGCTCTACCCATCCTAGGGTATACCGTAATATACCGTATATATAGGTAAACCGTCAGTGAAATATTAAAAGTGACAGCAATTAGACACCTGAATAAAGTCTATTTGCATATTTATGAATGGTCCGCTTAGTGTGGGGTCTTCTGCCGTCCTACAGATTTTGATTGGTAAGGTGTCCCACCAACATGAAATACAAGAATGAGATGAATTCCTATATAGTAAGCATCAATCTGCAAGCATCAATAAGTAAGCATCAATACtgtgatttctgaaaaaaactgaaGTTTCTGCGCTTGGTTTAATTAATCTCTGGTTCTCCAGGATAGGGTGCGTCTGAATATCACGTTCTGCATTGCACAGGCTGTTATATTTTGCTCTCCTTGTACCAGCTATTCAAGCATCACTGACATAAAAATTCCTGATTGGGATAGTGCTTTTGGACGAATGGGATAAGACTAGTAATAATCTACCCTTCATATTACGAAAACATTTAACTTCACATGTACTGCCATTAACAAGTCAATTTCCCCGTGCGGTAgaaatgaatttaaagaaaagagcAGCCAATGCAGGGAATCACCGGTCTCCAGTTCAGGGTGGATCTTCATTGTTGCTTTGTTGTATTTGTCGGGATGTGGGAAAATAATGGGGTTGTACGAGGCCCTTTTTATCTAGAAAAAGggtgaaggaaaggaaataaaagcacgACTATTACAAAAAGCTGTGGAATTCGTGGTGGAGGTTGTGCTGTCGGATTAATGGGGTAAGGCTCGTGATATTCTACATGTCATATTAAGAAAACTACTTCATGCAGTATATTACCATTACAAAATCATGCTTCCCGTGCGATAGAAATACCGCAACCCCGGAAAGCCTCTACCTTTCTCCTCATCGTGATAGCCTCGAGGATCAAAGGAGAGATCGGCTGGAGAAAAGGCACCGGAGAAGATTATTGGTGGACGGGAAGCGCTGTCTCCGTGGCGAGTGTCCCGTCGCCGCGAGCTGCCCGTGGGAAAGGCGGGCGAGCAGCGCCGGGCAGTGCTCGGTGGCTGCAGTGCCGGGAGGAGGCTGCGGGCGCCGCTGTTGACCGAGGAGGAGCGAGAGGAAGGCCGGAGCGCTGCAGGCAGCCCCGCCCGCTGCGGC includes:
- the LOC141470156 gene encoding protocadherin gamma-B5-like, which produces MAVSQRQRESESRRRAGGRVLLVLGALLLVWCCRAAAERIRYAIPEELGRGSLVGPLARDLGLSPAELPARKLRVASAANRQLKYFTVSGESGNLYVSERLDREEMCGESASCSVSFEALVQNPLNVFHVEVDIQDINDNAPTFSKTALDLEVNEFTSAGARFPLEMARDADVGSNSLLTYQLTSNPSFTLDIKESPDGSKRPELILERELDRERQRSFELVLTAVDGGDPVRSGTVQIRVNVTDANDNAPVFGKSLFEAKLRENVPAGSLVLQVRATDADAGSNGRVSYSFGNVPDDVRALFSVDSDSGEVRTAGPLDFEEKSKYRFGLEARDGGGLTAHCKVQIDISDENDNAPEITVLSVSSPVPEDAPAGTVVALLNVNDPDSGENGQVSCELSGEAPLSIVASSGGSYKVVTASALDREEASEHRVTVVARDRGSPSLWSRASLVLEVSDVNDNAPVFEEAAYSAYVAENNAAGAAVVRVQARDADAGANGRVSYWLAGGSACAAGAAAYVSVEARSGAVYAQRSFDYEQCREFAVAVRAQDGGAPARSSTATVRVFVLDRNDNAPRVLWPAPGDAGAAGSVASGPAPFEVVPRSADAGYLVAKVVAVDADAGRNAWLSYELVQASEPALFRVGLHSGEVRTARAVSERDAAKQRLVAVVKDHGQPALSATATLHVVLAESLQEALPELSERAAGADSPAELQFYLVLALALLSALFLLSVALAVLARLRRAGPPAVLRCLGAQRFSVAGAAFPADFCEGTLPYSYNLCVAPARAVAEAAWPSPPPLPIVPAEDLLGAEACGKPIPSSSAGAGEPPADPDAPQVCKPARSPSFP